The following proteins come from a genomic window of Diprion similis isolate iyDipSimi1 chromosome 8, iyDipSimi1.1, whole genome shotgun sequence:
- the LOC124410070 gene encoding serine-rich adhesin for platelets isoform X2, with product MIRKPPLRTYQKKKGAQSSFSYSHTTSREPHFSSKRTLNKTRKSKHALSLDDVDIEELSSAYFETTFDRIAKNARLPTPPVSYNSIVDISSDVPPQESSFVRKNVYELSLKGDPAVSGAGKRVKRKLIRSRAVHQDTEVIVKKRLKHDLINVSTKKSKTVRNAKRKVSAQSRINASNAKAKLAVQTNDSTLNNSENWFVPQPKTRNRTARNKQNQKNSYLLRMKGTITPISDLSLTENNISQSYNAKLNKVKNKPKKKISNRINADRRNLKVLNYDDTLPNDQKDFPEFEISDNRVKDDGVGKLQGIDENKENLLTSTVSYEMQDKAAVKNSLKSVQVENFQRHSTSQSSESDSTDSNKYRRILNRKAAKKKIQTHLIQKSGTPEYTNAVDNSNNISNISRQPCSSTISEYHVRMKKDFVSKPRSYELLNCSAKEGLVLHENKFSAASEACNTLASEDLFQTSISNTASNIEPQSDGIKPCTIEITDCENKKLVNTLKQCDTKHSLYYLKCSTPISAYVTIDRSMNRLSPITLGSDMGQRIEKFPRQQYTNELSVMNSNRTHSKIVEQDLGVQRVNARSGNVRRKLNVSYKEDDLLKPDNQYWEQNDVRKKLVKNSVSNEDSSHGAKSAQVLSPTSRVQESLEILKLDSENSNPKLDEDHINNRTHSTGSGMISENTNKYENTSEFTGKSKDTHAHLTPIGIITTRSGRQLKLSMTMKKKFFNDSNDPKIHSNPGSDLYPEYEIIDNSENPENCVPKIEMVTDRAIKCSELQSPSKPSTICSVDGLISQDLPNALRNVSAKISVVNMSNNLAPSNSKHNKSVDIRDSSNCKVIPEIESSEFSLQNCENQSRIAEGKRNNTSVYDETGSSNITTALSNREISQSIVNSTKNFNSLSIRSNNDSESESLVSFKKHTSVSDMVWSTITDGDNSKHTTSNTNENTGNISMSDSQESSISDDDSSAEWSTISNSEHEPHKESTLSNELSNSLEHVTSSNETRLDEGVSTEDTNEASKSTENPSLNLTDIDLSERLNLLSSRINMRQRRKRLLKLEVENMPQVDEEPAAVPTTDDTKLIESFGMVSINASDSRENYKTKEGVQSPYEARPTDLFVKPMDVNLKINWQPLVLIEKLKEPIKVAASKKQSCSLELSVVREMDEMFQARTRDSNESNHMKMEDARSTCNKNENLNSRAQNSKRSNFTFNPNATRISDSDCVNAKMDVTEPGIIGRQSVFLKPGKEWTRSLSILNSIQDKSDLDILSTGKGKKWRNSVQAILDMQQQRLIQSCLGKNEDDKETEQRSKALDCTSISDRTTCTEVQSIGSASPSRFIRRMSIRVVPENKKLSHIEDTSFLEAYGISASKSRKTLSQRSNFNPDRKTLVANVQCEAVEIETIENENLRTARDVVLQRCCQKDYLPFTESFPEEYMKRCRKIGEGVYGEVFLYDHNKRKSVIKIIPIEGNALVNGERQKKFDEILSEIVIAKELHNLRNGETYQTDGFVEVKNIRCIIGKYPEKLIELWKAYDDDKGSDNDCPSMFDENQLYIVLELGHGGQDLEAFVFQSAVESHALFVQTALALAVAEQSLEFEHRDLHWGNILISHTKDSRVAYKLNDKVYTYPTRGMQVAIIDFTLSRMSYEGCCIFNDLALDPALFTAQGEYQFEIYRMMQDKIGNDWQKFEPYTNILWLHYVLDKMITALRYKRQSTKVHKEAISRLQELKDIVLDYESAFDFVTNCEKITNLQCKRATLTTVKSSQVQSDQFDPEK from the exons ATGATCCGCAAACCGCCTTTGAGGActtatcaaaagaaaaaaggtgcACAATCGTCATTTAGTTATTCACATACAACATCGCGAGAACCTCATTTTTCCAGTAAGAGGACattgaataaaacaagaaaaagcaAGCATGCTCTTAGTCTTGACGATGTGGACATCGAAGAACTCAGCTCAGCTTACTTTGAAACCACTTTTGATAGAATTGCCAAAAACGCAAG ACTCCCAACGCCACCCGTTTCGTATAATTCAATTGTAGACATCAGCAGTGATGTACCGCCGCAAGAGTCATCATTTGTGAGGAAAAATGTGTACGAATTGTCTCTGAAAGGTGATCCTGCGGTGTCTGGAGCCGGTAAACGAGTCAAGCGTAAATTGATTCGATCTCGCGCAGTGCATCAAGATACCGAAGTGATTGTAAAAAAACGTCTGAAACATGATTTGATTAATGTAAGCACAAAAAAGTCCAAAACGGTAAGAAATGCCAAAAGAAAAGTATCTGCACAGTCTCGTATCAACGCATCGAATGCTAAAGCAAAACTTGCAGTTCAAACAAATGACTCAACTTTGAATAACTCTGAAAATTGGTTTGTACCGCAACCAAAGACACGTAATCGGACagcaagaaacaaacaaaaccaaaaaaacagTTATCTGTTGAGAATGAAGGGTACTATCACGCCAATCTCAGACTTATCTTTAACCGAAAATAATATCAGTCAAAGTTACAATGCCAAGCTTAacaaggtgaaaaataaacctaaaaaaaaaatatcgaacagGATTAATGCTGATCGAAGAAATTTGAAGGTCCTTAATTACGATGACACATTACCAAATGATCAAAAAGACTTCcctgaatttgaaataagtgACAATAGAGTTAAAGACGATGGCGTTGGAAAACTGCAAGGCATAGACGAGAATAAGGAAAATCTTTTAACCAGTACCGTTTCATATGAGATGCAAGATAAGGCTGcagttaaaaattcattgaaatcagTACAAGTTGAGAACTTTCAACGACATTCAACATCACAATCAAGTGAAAGTGACTCTACAGATTCTAATAAGTACCGTAGAATTTTAAACCGCAAAGCAGCcaaaaagaaaatccaaaCCCATTTAATACAAAAAAGTGGGACTCCAGAATATACAAACGCAGTGGATAATTCTAATAACATTTCGAATATCAGTCGCCAACCTTGCAGTTCGACAATATCTGAGTATCATGTTAGAATGAAGAAAGATTTTGTCTCCAAACCTCGTTCCTATGAACTCCTCAACTGTTCAGCAAAAGAGGGTCTTGTGttgcatgaaaataaattttccgcAGCATCAGAAGCTTGTAATACACTTGCATCTGAGGATCTGTTTCAAACAAGCATTTCAAACACTGCGTCAAACATTGAACCACAGTCTGACGGTATCAAACCTTGTACAATAGAAATTACTGattgtgaaaacaaaaaacttgtgAATACGTTAAAGCAATGCGATACAAAGCATTCGTTATACTATCTGAAGTGCAGCACACCTATAAGTGCATATGTAACAATTGACAGATCAATGAATCGTCTTTCGCCTATTACTCTCGGCAGTGATATGGGGCAGAGGATTGAAAAATTCCCAAGACAACAATACACCAACGAACTTTCAGTTATGAATTCTAATCGTACGCATAGTAAAATTGTTGAACAAGATTTAGGAGTACAAAGAGTAAATGCACGCAGTGGAAATGTAAGAAGAAAACTCAATGTTTCATATAAAGAAGATGATTTGTTGAAACCAGACAATCAGTATTGGGAACAAAATGATGTccgaaaaaaacttgttaaaaattctgtaaGCAATGAAGATTCTTCGCACGGTGCAAAATCAGCACAAGTACTTTCTCCGACTTCTCGAGTTCAAGAATCTCTGGAGATTCTGAAATTGGATTCTGAAAATTCGAATCCTAAACTTGACGAAGATCATATAAATAATCGTACTCATAGTACTGGATCTGGTATGATCTctgaaaatacaaataaatatgaaaacacAAGTGAATTTACAGGGAAATCGAAGGATACCCATGCGCACCTGACACCCATTGGCATCATAACTACCCGCAGCGGAAGACAGCTCAAACTGAGTATGACTAtgaaaaagaagttttttaATGACTCTAACGACCCCAAAATCCATTCTAATCCAGGTTCAGATTTATACCCAGAATATGAAATTATAGATAATTCTGAAAATCCGGAAAATTGTGtaccaaaaattgaaatggtAACAGATCGTGCTATCAAATGTTCAGAATTACAATCTCCATCAAAACCTAGTACTATTTGTAGTGTAGACGGTCTCATTTCCCAAGATCTGCCTAACGCACTTAGAAATGTTTCTGCAAAAATATCTGTTGTAAATATGTCAAATAATCTAGCCCCAAGTAACTCCAAACATAACAAATCAGTTGATATTCGTGATTCCAGTAATTGTAAAGTCATACCTGAGATTGAAAGTAGCgaattttcattgcaaaattgtgaaaatcaaTCCAGAATTGCTGAAGGCAAGAGAAATAATACAAGTGTATATGATGAAACGGGTTCAAGTAACATAACTACTGCATTATCGAATCGAGAGATTTCGCAAAGCATTGTAAATTctactaaaaattttaattctttgagCATAAGGTCAAACAATGATAGTGAATCTGAATCGTTGGTAAGTTTCAAAAAACATACTAGCGTTAGTGATATGGTTTGGAGTACTATAACAGATGGTGACAATAGTAAGCATACAACAAGcaatacaaatgaaaatacagGGAATATTTCAATGTCCGACTCCCAGGAGTCATCTATTAGCGATGATGACAGTAGCGCAGAATGGAGTACTATATCGAATAGTGAACATGAACCACACAAAGAAAGTACATTGAGTAACGAATTATCAAATTCTCTTGAACATGTGACAAGTTCAAATGAAACCCGACTTGATGAAGGTGTGTCAACTGAGGATACAAACGAGGCATCAAAATCTACAGAAAATCCATCTTTGAATCTGACCGATATCGATCTGAGCGAAAGATTGAATTTATTATCTAGTAGAATTAACATGCGCCAACGCCGTAAACGTTTGTTAAAACTTGAAGTAGAAAACATGCCACAAGTTGATGAAGAACCAGCTGCAGTTCCGACTACCGATgacacaaaattaattgagtCATTTGGTATGGTCTCAATAAATGCATCTGATTCGAGAGAGAATTACAAGACTAAAGAAGGGGTGCAATCTCCTTATGAAGCCAGACCAACTGACTTGTTTGTCAAACCAATggatgtaaatttgaaaataaactgGCAGCCATTGGtactaattgaaaaattaaag GAACCTATAAAAGTTGCTGCTAGCAAAAAACAAAGTTGCAGCTTAGAACTTTCTGTGGTTCGTGAGATGGATGAAATGTTTCAAGCACGTACAAGGGATTCTAATGAATCCAATCACATGAAAATGGAAGATGCAAGAAGTACCTGCAATAAAAACGAGAATTTAAATTCTCGAGCTCAAAACTCTAAAAGAAGTAACTTCACATTCAATCCAAATGCTACTCGTATATCAGACTCTGATTGTGTTAATGCCAAAATGGATGTGACTGAACCAGGAATAATTGGTAGACAGTCGGTGTTTTTAAAGCCAGGAAAGGAATGGACTCGCTCTTTGTCCATACTCAATAGTATCCAAGATAAATCAGACTTAGACATACTGAGTactggaaaaggaaaaaaatggcgaaataGCGTGCAGGCAATTCTCGATATGCAACAACAGA GACTGATTCAAAGTTgtctgggaaaaaatgagGATGACAAAGAAACGGAGCAGCGCTCAAAGGCGCTCGATTGCACTTCCATATCGGATAGAACAACATGTACAGAAGTACAAAGTATTGGATCTGCTAGTCCGAGCAGATTCATTCGGCGAATGTCAATCCGTGTAGTCCCTGAAAATAAGAAGCTGAGTCATATTGAAGATACATCCTTTCTTGAAGCTTATGGCATATCCGCTagtaaaagtagaaaaacacTGTCTCAAAGATCAAATTTCAATC CTGATAGAAAGACTCTAGTTGCTAATGTGCAGTGCGAAGCTGTGGAAAtcgaaacaattgaaaatgaaaatctcagAACCGCAAGAGATGTCGTTTTACAAAGATGCTGTCAAAAGGATTATTTGCCTTTCACTGAATCTTTCCCTGAAGA GTACATGAAGAGATGTCGAAAAATTGGCGAAGGTGTCTACGGAGAAGTATTTCTTTACGACcataacaaaagaaaatctgtcataaaaataattccaatcGAAGGGAACGCACTTGTAAATGGTGAACGACAgaagaaatttgatgaaatcttATCAGAAATAGTAATTGCAAA GGAACTGCACAATCTACGAAACGGCGAGACCTATCAAACTGATGGATTTGTGgaggtaaaaaatataagatgTATCATTGGAAAGTACCCTGAGAAGTTAATCGAATTGTGGAAAGCGTACGACGATGACAAAGGATCAGATAATGATTGTCCTTCGATGTTTGATGAAAATCAATTGTATATAGTATTAGAGCTTGGGCATGGTGGTCAGGACCTGGAAGCTTTCGTATTTCAATCAGCTGTCGAATCCCACGCATTATTTGTACAG ACAGCATTGGCATTGGCAGTTGCTGAACAATCTCTGGAATTTGAACACAGAGATCTACATTGGGGTAATATTTTGATATCGCATACCAAAGACTCACGAGTCGCCTACAAACTCAATGACAAAGTTTATACATACCCCACCAGAGGAATGCAG GTCGCAATCATAGATTTCACACTGTCGAGAATGTCTTACGAAGGCTGTTGTATATTCAATGATTTAGCTTTGGATCCTGCCCTATTTACAGCCCAGGGAGAATACCAGTTTGAAATATATAGAATGATGCAAGACAAGATTGG AAATGATTGGCAAAAGTTTGAACCGTACACAAATATTTTATGGCTACATTATGTTCTTGATAAAATGATCACGGCATTGAGATACAAACGACAGTCGACCAAAGTGCATAAGGAGGCAATTTCCCGGCTACAAGAACTGAAAGATATCGTTTTAGATTATGAAAGTGCGTTTGACTTTGTGactaattgtgagaaaataaCGAACCTGCAGTGCAAAAGGGCGACTTTGACAACCGTCAAATCGTCTCAGGTGCAATCCGATCAATTTGACCCAGAAAAATAA
- the LOC124410070 gene encoding serine-rich adhesin for platelets isoform X1, translated as MIRKPPLRTYQKKKGAQSSFSYSHTTSREPHFSSKRTLNKTRKSKHALSLDDVDIEELSSAYFETTFDRIAKNARLPTPPVSYNSIVDISSDVPPQESSFVRKNVYELSLKGDPAVSGAGKRVKRKLIRSRAVHQDTEVIVKKRLKHDLINVSTKKSKTVRNAKRKVSAQSRINASNAKAKLAVQTNDSTLNNSENWFVPQPKTRNRTARNKQNQKNSYLLRMKGTITPISDLSLTENNISQSYNAKLNKVKNKPKKKISNRINADRRNLKVLNYDDTLPNDQKDFPEFEISDNRVKDDGVGKLQGIDENKENLLTSTVSYEMQDKAAVKNSLKSVQVENFQRHSTSQSSESDSTDSNKYRRILNRKAAKKKIQTHLIQKSGTPEYTNAVDNSNNISNISRQPCSSTISEYHVRMKKDFVSKPRSYELLNCSAKEGLVLHENKFSAASEACNTLASEDLFQTSISNTASNIEPQSDGIKPCTIEITDCENKKLVNTLKQCDTKHSLYYLKCSTPISAYVTIDRSMNRLSPITLGSDMGQRIEKFPRQQYTNELSVMNSNRTHSKIVEQDLGVQRVNARSGNVRRKLNVSYKEDDLLKPDNQYWEQNDVRKKLVKNSVSNEDSSHGAKSAQVLSPTSRVQESLEILKLDSENSNPKLDEDHINNRTHSTGSGMISENTNKYENTSEFTGKSKDTHAHLTPIGIITTRSGRQLKLSMTMKKKFFNDSNDPKIHSNPGSDLYPEYEIIDNSENPENCVPKIEMVTDRAIKCSELQSPSKPSTICSVDGLISQDLPNALRNVSAKISVVNMSNNLAPSNSKHNKSVDIRDSSNCKVIPEIESSEFSLQNCENQSRIAEGKRNNTSVYDETGSSNITTALSNREISQSIVNSTKNFNSLSIRSNNDSESESLVSFKKHTSVSDMVWSTITDGDNSKHTTSNTNENTGNISMSDSQESSISDDDSSAEWSTISNSEHEPHKESTLSNELSNSLEHVTSSNETRLDEGVSTEDTNEASKSTENPSLNLTDIDLSERLNLLSSRINMRQRRKRLLKLEVENMPQVDEEPAAVPTTDDTKLIESFGMVSINASDSRENYKTKEGVQSPYEARPTDLFVKPMDVNLKINWQPLVLIEKLKEPIKVASSKKQSWGSGLSAIRETDETLLMNVSNLIEDHKTEAEAQSPDEAKTTDLFKKPININLKKNLQPLVLIEKLKEPIKVAASKKQSCSLELSVVREMDEMFQARTRDSNESNHMKMEDARSTCNKNENLNSRAQNSKRSNFTFNPNATRISDSDCVNAKMDVTEPGIIGRQSVFLKPGKEWTRSLSILNSIQDKSDLDILSTGKGKKWRNSVQAILDMQQQRLIQSCLGKNEDDKETEQRSKALDCTSISDRTTCTEVQSIGSASPSRFIRRMSIRVVPENKKLSHIEDTSFLEAYGISASKSRKTLSQRSNFNPDRKTLVANVQCEAVEIETIENENLRTARDVVLQRCCQKDYLPFTESFPEEYMKRCRKIGEGVYGEVFLYDHNKRKSVIKIIPIEGNALVNGERQKKFDEILSEIVIAKELHNLRNGETYQTDGFVEVKNIRCIIGKYPEKLIELWKAYDDDKGSDNDCPSMFDENQLYIVLELGHGGQDLEAFVFQSAVESHALFVQTALALAVAEQSLEFEHRDLHWGNILISHTKDSRVAYKLNDKVYTYPTRGMQVAIIDFTLSRMSYEGCCIFNDLALDPALFTAQGEYQFEIYRMMQDKIGNDWQKFEPYTNILWLHYVLDKMITALRYKRQSTKVHKEAISRLQELKDIVLDYESAFDFVTNCEKITNLQCKRATLTTVKSSQVQSDQFDPEK; from the exons ATGATCCGCAAACCGCCTTTGAGGActtatcaaaagaaaaaaggtgcACAATCGTCATTTAGTTATTCACATACAACATCGCGAGAACCTCATTTTTCCAGTAAGAGGACattgaataaaacaagaaaaagcaAGCATGCTCTTAGTCTTGACGATGTGGACATCGAAGAACTCAGCTCAGCTTACTTTGAAACCACTTTTGATAGAATTGCCAAAAACGCAAG ACTCCCAACGCCACCCGTTTCGTATAATTCAATTGTAGACATCAGCAGTGATGTACCGCCGCAAGAGTCATCATTTGTGAGGAAAAATGTGTACGAATTGTCTCTGAAAGGTGATCCTGCGGTGTCTGGAGCCGGTAAACGAGTCAAGCGTAAATTGATTCGATCTCGCGCAGTGCATCAAGATACCGAAGTGATTGTAAAAAAACGTCTGAAACATGATTTGATTAATGTAAGCACAAAAAAGTCCAAAACGGTAAGAAATGCCAAAAGAAAAGTATCTGCACAGTCTCGTATCAACGCATCGAATGCTAAAGCAAAACTTGCAGTTCAAACAAATGACTCAACTTTGAATAACTCTGAAAATTGGTTTGTACCGCAACCAAAGACACGTAATCGGACagcaagaaacaaacaaaaccaaaaaaacagTTATCTGTTGAGAATGAAGGGTACTATCACGCCAATCTCAGACTTATCTTTAACCGAAAATAATATCAGTCAAAGTTACAATGCCAAGCTTAacaaggtgaaaaataaacctaaaaaaaaaatatcgaacagGATTAATGCTGATCGAAGAAATTTGAAGGTCCTTAATTACGATGACACATTACCAAATGATCAAAAAGACTTCcctgaatttgaaataagtgACAATAGAGTTAAAGACGATGGCGTTGGAAAACTGCAAGGCATAGACGAGAATAAGGAAAATCTTTTAACCAGTACCGTTTCATATGAGATGCAAGATAAGGCTGcagttaaaaattcattgaaatcagTACAAGTTGAGAACTTTCAACGACATTCAACATCACAATCAAGTGAAAGTGACTCTACAGATTCTAATAAGTACCGTAGAATTTTAAACCGCAAAGCAGCcaaaaagaaaatccaaaCCCATTTAATACAAAAAAGTGGGACTCCAGAATATACAAACGCAGTGGATAATTCTAATAACATTTCGAATATCAGTCGCCAACCTTGCAGTTCGACAATATCTGAGTATCATGTTAGAATGAAGAAAGATTTTGTCTCCAAACCTCGTTCCTATGAACTCCTCAACTGTTCAGCAAAAGAGGGTCTTGTGttgcatgaaaataaattttccgcAGCATCAGAAGCTTGTAATACACTTGCATCTGAGGATCTGTTTCAAACAAGCATTTCAAACACTGCGTCAAACATTGAACCACAGTCTGACGGTATCAAACCTTGTACAATAGAAATTACTGattgtgaaaacaaaaaacttgtgAATACGTTAAAGCAATGCGATACAAAGCATTCGTTATACTATCTGAAGTGCAGCACACCTATAAGTGCATATGTAACAATTGACAGATCAATGAATCGTCTTTCGCCTATTACTCTCGGCAGTGATATGGGGCAGAGGATTGAAAAATTCCCAAGACAACAATACACCAACGAACTTTCAGTTATGAATTCTAATCGTACGCATAGTAAAATTGTTGAACAAGATTTAGGAGTACAAAGAGTAAATGCACGCAGTGGAAATGTAAGAAGAAAACTCAATGTTTCATATAAAGAAGATGATTTGTTGAAACCAGACAATCAGTATTGGGAACAAAATGATGTccgaaaaaaacttgttaaaaattctgtaaGCAATGAAGATTCTTCGCACGGTGCAAAATCAGCACAAGTACTTTCTCCGACTTCTCGAGTTCAAGAATCTCTGGAGATTCTGAAATTGGATTCTGAAAATTCGAATCCTAAACTTGACGAAGATCATATAAATAATCGTACTCATAGTACTGGATCTGGTATGATCTctgaaaatacaaataaatatgaaaacacAAGTGAATTTACAGGGAAATCGAAGGATACCCATGCGCACCTGACACCCATTGGCATCATAACTACCCGCAGCGGAAGACAGCTCAAACTGAGTATGACTAtgaaaaagaagttttttaATGACTCTAACGACCCCAAAATCCATTCTAATCCAGGTTCAGATTTATACCCAGAATATGAAATTATAGATAATTCTGAAAATCCGGAAAATTGTGtaccaaaaattgaaatggtAACAGATCGTGCTATCAAATGTTCAGAATTACAATCTCCATCAAAACCTAGTACTATTTGTAGTGTAGACGGTCTCATTTCCCAAGATCTGCCTAACGCACTTAGAAATGTTTCTGCAAAAATATCTGTTGTAAATATGTCAAATAATCTAGCCCCAAGTAACTCCAAACATAACAAATCAGTTGATATTCGTGATTCCAGTAATTGTAAAGTCATACCTGAGATTGAAAGTAGCgaattttcattgcaaaattgtgaaaatcaaTCCAGAATTGCTGAAGGCAAGAGAAATAATACAAGTGTATATGATGAAACGGGTTCAAGTAACATAACTACTGCATTATCGAATCGAGAGATTTCGCAAAGCATTGTAAATTctactaaaaattttaattctttgagCATAAGGTCAAACAATGATAGTGAATCTGAATCGTTGGTAAGTTTCAAAAAACATACTAGCGTTAGTGATATGGTTTGGAGTACTATAACAGATGGTGACAATAGTAAGCATACAACAAGcaatacaaatgaaaatacagGGAATATTTCAATGTCCGACTCCCAGGAGTCATCTATTAGCGATGATGACAGTAGCGCAGAATGGAGTACTATATCGAATAGTGAACATGAACCACACAAAGAAAGTACATTGAGTAACGAATTATCAAATTCTCTTGAACATGTGACAAGTTCAAATGAAACCCGACTTGATGAAGGTGTGTCAACTGAGGATACAAACGAGGCATCAAAATCTACAGAAAATCCATCTTTGAATCTGACCGATATCGATCTGAGCGAAAGATTGAATTTATTATCTAGTAGAATTAACATGCGCCAACGCCGTAAACGTTTGTTAAAACTTGAAGTAGAAAACATGCCACAAGTTGATGAAGAACCAGCTGCAGTTCCGACTACCGATgacacaaaattaattgagtCATTTGGTATGGTCTCAATAAATGCATCTGATTCGAGAGAGAATTACAAGACTAAAGAAGGGGTGCAATCTCCTTATGAAGCCAGACCAACTGACTTGTTTGTCAAACCAATggatgtaaatttgaaaataaactgGCAGCCATTGGtactaattgaaaaattaaaggaaCCTATAAAGGTTGCTTCTAGCAAAAAGCAAAGTTGGGGCTCAGGGCTTTCTGCGATTCGCGAGACGGATGAAACGTTATTGATGAATGTATCTAATTTGATAGAGGATCACAAGACTGAGGCAGAAGCACAATCTCCTGATGAAGCCAAAACAACTGACTTGTTCAAAAAAccaataaatataaatctgaaaaaaaacttgcagcCATTAGTATTGATTGAAAAGTTAAAAGAACCTATAAAAGTTGCTGCTAGCAAAAAACAAAGTTGCAGCTTAGAACTTTCTGTGGTTCGTGAGATGGATGAAATGTTTCAAGCACGTACAAGGGATTCTAATGAATCCAATCACATGAAAATGGAAGATGCAAGAAGTACCTGCAATAAAAACGAGAATTTAAATTCTCGAGCTCAAAACTCTAAAAGAAGTAACTTCACATTCAATCCAAATGCTACTCGTATATCAGACTCTGATTGTGTTAATGCCAAAATGGATGTGACTGAACCAGGAATAATTGGTAGACAGTCGGTGTTTTTAAAGCCAGGAAAGGAATGGACTCGCTCTTTGTCCATACTCAATAGTATCCAAGATAAATCAGACTTAGACATACTGAGTactggaaaaggaaaaaaatggcgaaataGCGTGCAGGCAATTCTCGATATGCAACAACAGA GACTGATTCAAAGTTgtctgggaaaaaatgagGATGACAAAGAAACGGAGCAGCGCTCAAAGGCGCTCGATTGCACTTCCATATCGGATAGAACAACATGTACAGAAGTACAAAGTATTGGATCTGCTAGTCCGAGCAGATTCATTCGGCGAATGTCAATCCGTGTAGTCCCTGAAAATAAGAAGCTGAGTCATATTGAAGATACATCCTTTCTTGAAGCTTATGGCATATCCGCTagtaaaagtagaaaaacacTGTCTCAAAGATCAAATTTCAATC CTGATAGAAAGACTCTAGTTGCTAATGTGCAGTGCGAAGCTGTGGAAAtcgaaacaattgaaaatgaaaatctcagAACCGCAAGAGATGTCGTTTTACAAAGATGCTGTCAAAAGGATTATTTGCCTTTCACTGAATCTTTCCCTGAAGA GTACATGAAGAGATGTCGAAAAATTGGCGAAGGTGTCTACGGAGAAGTATTTCTTTACGACcataacaaaagaaaatctgtcataaaaataattccaatcGAAGGGAACGCACTTGTAAATGGTGAACGACAgaagaaatttgatgaaatcttATCAGAAATAGTAATTGCAAA GGAACTGCACAATCTACGAAACGGCGAGACCTATCAAACTGATGGATTTGTGgaggtaaaaaatataagatgTATCATTGGAAAGTACCCTGAGAAGTTAATCGAATTGTGGAAAGCGTACGACGATGACAAAGGATCAGATAATGATTGTCCTTCGATGTTTGATGAAAATCAATTGTATATAGTATTAGAGCTTGGGCATGGTGGTCAGGACCTGGAAGCTTTCGTATTTCAATCAGCTGTCGAATCCCACGCATTATTTGTACAG ACAGCATTGGCATTGGCAGTTGCTGAACAATCTCTGGAATTTGAACACAGAGATCTACATTGGGGTAATATTTTGATATCGCATACCAAAGACTCACGAGTCGCCTACAAACTCAATGACAAAGTTTATACATACCCCACCAGAGGAATGCAG GTCGCAATCATAGATTTCACACTGTCGAGAATGTCTTACGAAGGCTGTTGTATATTCAATGATTTAGCTTTGGATCCTGCCCTATTTACAGCCCAGGGAGAATACCAGTTTGAAATATATAGAATGATGCAAGACAAGATTGG AAATGATTGGCAAAAGTTTGAACCGTACACAAATATTTTATGGCTACATTATGTTCTTGATAAAATGATCACGGCATTGAGATACAAACGACAGTCGACCAAAGTGCATAAGGAGGCAATTTCCCGGCTACAAGAACTGAAAGATATCGTTTTAGATTATGAAAGTGCGTTTGACTTTGTGactaattgtgagaaaataaCGAACCTGCAGTGCAAAAGGGCGACTTTGACAACCGTCAAATCGTCTCAGGTGCAATCCGATCAATTTGACCCAGAAAAATAA